In a genomic window of Ipomoea triloba cultivar NCNSP0323 chromosome 3, ASM357664v1:
- the LOC116012744 gene encoding PHD finger protein At1g33420, translating into MVVSGRPMKRMKRRVTADLYDFLTFPSPSDGVSSHAGSGAGPFRTNVRAFLSMHALLPPPSSLFPHLLTWQILFRVGDLTESGGDSSPAVVYLDIVEEDVARSRSVYCDHCRVVGWSNNPVCAKRYHFIIKADGNSIGGYNKSCAGCGDPLHLSESRCKSCNHMVTTEDVEDWMYHQLEDTSHLLHGVIHANGYGHLLRVNGREGGSRVLSGCHIMNFWDRLCKVLGVRKVSVMDVSKKYGLEFRLIHAITKGHPWYGEWGYEFGTGSFGLTHDAYKRAVQNLSSLPLTILLSQGRKPRTRMQDLISFYQSLSERELVNIRDLFSFLISLIHDTPKSSLRVDDLTCKKRKYCDTKALCAWSSSDVLRVEEAMFRVLRAVSGSKWVSWRALRGAVCKVGSPELLDYCLKELTGKQAADGMVVNSRCASGSGAMEYRLEPGSATVNVNTAGDNNYIRPNFPSEEHLLRDLKYLYECMLHPQTMVNHLHVCKKDVIIQSATTLIDCKKFMKEYQPEKFVPVLNPRAIQLLCELDLTDYSERCSVNPPPELLVLSSNATISDLKVEASRAFQDVYLMFRRFQVEELVGYAGVSDSTGLKLLLGSAEFVRVRGRSLGKNALSRFRMERGLESWTVDCHCGAKDDDGERMLACDSCGIWQHTRCAGIPDLDSVPARFVCLRCGCVIGQAKTIGQMRDEFVGSAAYCVGKGLGKSMTSAF; encoded by the exons ATGGTGGTTAGCGGTAGGCCGATGAAGCGGATGAAGAGGAGAGTAACGGCTGACCTGTACGACTTCCTTACGTTCCCTTCGCCGTCCGACGGTGTTTCTTCTCACGCCGGCTCGGGCGCGGGGCCCTTTAGGACGAACGTGAGGGCCTTCCTGTCTATGCACGCGCTCTTGCCGCCTCCGTCGTCGCTTTTCCCCCACCTGCTGACGTGGCAGATCCTCTTCCGTGTGGGAGACCTCACCGAGAGCGGCGGCGACTCCTCTCCCGCCGTCGTCTACCTAGACATCGTGGAAGAGGACGTTGCGAGATCTAGATCCGTTTATTGCGACCACTGCCGAGTTGTTG GTTGGAGTAATAATCCGGTGTGTGCCAAGCGGtatcatttcataattaaggcGGACGGGAATTCCATTGGTGGGTATAACAAGTCTTGTGCTGGCTGTGGTGATCCACTTCATTTGTCGGAATCAAG ATGCAAGTCGTGCAACCATATGGTAACCACGGAAGATGTGGAAGATTGGATGTATCACCAATTGGAGGATACAAGCCATCTTCTTCACGGTGTGATTCATGCCAATGGTTACGGGCATCTTCTCAGGGTCAATGGCAGGGAAGGTGGCTCAAGGGTGCTTTCTGGTTGTCATATCATGAACTTCTGGGATCGGCTTTGCAAAGTTCTTGGAGTAAG AAAAGTAAGTGTGATGGATGTGTCCAAGAAATATGGGCTGGAGTTTCGACTGATTCATGCCATAACGAAAGGGCACCCATGGTATGGCGAATGGGGTTATGAATTTGGGACTGGTAGTTTTGGTCTGACTCATGATGCCTATAAAAGAGCTGTTCAGAACCTTTCTTCTCTGCCCTTAACTATTCTTCTATCTCAAGGCCGGAAACCTCGAACACGCATGCAGGACTTGATTTCATTTTATCAGTCCTTGTCAGAGCGTGAACTTGTAAATATTAGGGACCTCTTCagttttttaattagtttaatacaTGATACCCCCAAGTCTAGCTTGAGGGTTGATGATTTGACTTGCAAGAAGCGTAAATATTGTGACACCAAGGCCTTATGTGCATGGAGTAGTAGTGATGTTTTACGTGTTGAAGAAGCTATGTTCAGAGTGCTTAGAGCTGTTTCTGGATCCAAATGGGTTAGCTGGCGTGCTCTTAGAGGTGCTGTTTGCAAAGTTGGGTCCCCTGAACTTCTTGACTACTGCCTAAAAGAACTAACTGGAAAACAGGCTGCTGATGGAATGGTTGTCAACTCCCGTTGTGCTTCAGGTTCTGGTGCCATGGAGTACAG ACTTGAGCCTGGGAGTGCCACAGTCAATGTTAATACGGCTGGGGATAACAACTATATAAGACCGAATTTCCCATCTGAAGAACATCTTCTGCGGGATCTGAAATACTTGTATGAGTGCATGCTCCACCCTCAAACTATGGTGAACCATTTACATGTCTGCAAAAAGGATGTTATAATCCAGTCAGCTACAACACTTATTGATTGCAAGAAATTCATGAAAGAATATCAGCCTGAGAAATTTGTACCGGTCTTAAACCCTCGTGCCATTCAGCTGTTATGTGAGCTGGATCTAACGGATTATTCTGAAAGGTGTTCTGTGAATCCTCCCCCAGAGCTACTTGTTTTATCTTCAAATGCCACCATCTCTGACCTGAAGGTTGAAGCATCAAGAGCTTTCCAAGATGTATACCTAATGTTCAGGAGATTCCAAGTGGAGGAGTTGGTTGGGTATGCCGGCGTCAGTGACTCCACTGGCTTAAAATTATTGTTAGGCTCAGCTGAATTTGTGAGGGTTCGGGGAAGAAGCCTGGGTAAGAATGCTCTGAGTAGGTTTAGAATGGAAAGAGGTCTCGAAAGTTGGACTGTGGATTGCCATTGCGGGGCCAAGGATGATGACGGTGAGAGAATGCTGGCATGTGATTCCTGTGGCATATGGCAGCACACCAGGTGTGCTGGAATTCCCGACTTAGATAGTGTTCCTGCTCGGTTTGTTTGCCTCAGGTGCGGTTGTGTCATTGGACAAGCTAAGACTATTGGACAGATGAGGGATGAGTTTGTGGGATCTGCTGCCTATTGTGTTGGCAAGGGACTAGGGAAGAGCATGACAAGCGCTTTTTGA